ATCAAATGAAACAGGTTTTTATCAACATTCTTCAAAACGCCGTAGAGGCTATGCCAAATGGTGGAACCATCACCGCCCAGATATCATTACACGATCCACAGTCGATACAATTCCGATTTATTGATCAGGGATGTGGCATTCCACAGGAGCGCATGAAACATATTGGGGAACCGTTCTATAGTTCCAAAGAGAAGGGTACAGGCTTAGGGTTAATGATTAGCCTTAAGATTGTCCAGGAACATGGGGGGACGCTTCATATCGACAGTGTCGTAAACCGAGGTACGACGGTTGACGTCATTTTACCGATCAAACATTATGACGGCTCAGAGCAGTGAACCAAGTATTTTCTGCACCTCTAAACGGTACACCAACGACACTACAGTACTCGTATCATCAAGGCATCATGTGGGGGACGGATGAAATTTAACCATCATTATCGAGCTTTCCCGAAGGGAGATCAATCTATGGGCTGGTCGTACAGCGACTCACATCTCGAAATTTACAAATCTATCATCGAACATAATTCCGATGGGATTTTTGTTCTTGCTATCGATGGAACCATTATGGAAGTTAATCAAACCGCAATATACTTGTTTGGCTACTCACAAGAGGAGTTTCAGGGACGCTCTTTTCTGCAGATGGCTTTCCATAAAACAACAGAACGAGTTGAAGAATATTTCCGCAAAGCGTTGCAGGGGGTTCCATCCGAATTTCAGACCGATACACTTCATAAAAATGGGGGCATCCTTCACCTGCAGGTTAAGTTGGTTCCTTTGTATGTCCGTGAAAAAGTCGTCGGAGTATTTTGTGTCACGAAGGATATTACTGAACAAAAGCAACTGGAAAAATCGTTAAGAGAAAGTGAAGAACGCTATCGTAAGCTTTCAGAACTCTCTCCCAGGGGAATTGTTGTGCACAGAGATGGTGTAATCCTCTATGTGAACCCTGCAACTGTAAAAATGTTGAAGGAAGATCATTTGATAGGTAAAGATATCTTCTCTTACGTACACCCAGATTCCTTGCAAATTGCGAAGCAGAGGATAGCAGAAATGGTCAAGGACAAGAATCCTTCTTTCGTGGAAATGAAATTGCAATTGTCGGATGGAGAATTGTTGTATGTAGATATGGGCAGTACCGCTATCCATATTGATGGCAGTCCTGCCATTTTGATGGTTTTTACAGATGACACAGAGAAAAAAATGATCGAACAAGCCTTGATGCAAAGCGAAAAACGATATAGACGGTTGGTTGAAAATTCACCTGAACCCATCGTGATTTATCAGAATGAGTCTATTCAATATGCAAATCCTGCGTGCGTTGAACTATTTGGCGAGTCGTCTTTGGAAGGGTTGGTTGGGAAATCTATCTTCGATTACTTCCACCCCGATTCTGTTCACTTGATCGAAAATCGCATCCATGAAGTAGAGCAAATTGGAACTAAGCTGGATACTGTGGAAGAGAAGCTGGTACGTCGGGATGGAACAGTCATTGACGTTGACGTTACGGGAATTACCATTCGTCATGAAGGTAAGCTTGCTTTCCTGATGATGTATCATGACATTAGCCGCAGAAAGAGGGCAGAACAAGCTCTTCGTGAAAGTGAACAAAAGTACCGATTGATAGCAGAAAACATGCATGACTTGATATGCTTGATCGATTGGGATGGACGTTTTATATACGCTTCCCCATCCCATACCACTCTGTTAGGATTTCCAACTAAAGCCTATGAGGGCAATTTCGCAAGGGATTGGATGCACAAAGAAGACCATCCGAAAATACGTAGCCAATTGGAGAATGCCGTAAGGACACAAGAGCCTTGCATGTTTGAGTTCAGATTTCGAGATATAAAAGACAATTGGATATGGTTGGAGGGTAAAGCGACACCTGTTTTTGATCATGAAGGTAATTTTAAGCATTTCCTTGTGGTATCCAGAGATATAACAGAGAGAAAAGCATATGAGGAAAAATTGGCGCATTTGGCGTTCCATGATGCTTTGACAGGCTTGCCCAATCGTCGATTGTTCAGAGATCGATTCAAACAAGCAATCAAAGAAGCTGAACGATATGGGCGGAAGATGGCAGTGATGTATATGGATATGGATCGTTTCAAATCCATCAATGACACACTGGGTCATGATGTTGGGGATAAACTCCTTAAAAAGTTTGCACAGAGGGTGAAAGATTGTCTTCGGAACAGCGACATCCTTGCTCGTCTTGGTGGAGATGAATTTACCGTTCTTCTTCCTGAAATTGAACAGGAAGACGATGTAGTCCGAGTTGCCCAGCGAATTCTGGCATCCATTCAACAACCTTGGGAAATCGGAGAACATGTATTTGAAACGAGTTCGAGTATTGGTATTGCCTTTTATCCGATGGATGGAACTACAAGGCAAGAATTGCTCCGACATGCGGACGAGGCTTTGTACAGCGCGAAGGAAAGTGGAAGGAACACTGTCAAGACGTATTCATTATCAATTGGGAAGACACACGACGAGGTGTGACACTTTGCTACCATTAAACACAGATCGAGGTTTTCACACTTTAACCAATTTCTACATACCAATTAAGTACAAATTCTATATTTGTCAGCTTGTGTCTCTGATTTGGATGGGATTTTCCATTTGGTTGTCAATACCTTGGGTTAGAGACTTATCTAAGTTTGTCACAGTTCCAGGGGCATTATTTATAATGAGCGTTTTGCAGAATTAACGTTCACAACGCATTTGACACTATATATAGTGTTCCATTGATATTTCGTACACTATATATGTGCGAGAAACGGTGAAAAATCGAATTCTGCAAAACGCTCATAATAATTGGTCTTGCGTATATACCAGGTTATCTCAACGCATTTCAGGTAGTAAGTTGAGCGTTTTGCAGATTTATAAACTCCCGCAGGGCAAGGGTTTTTAGGGCATGAAAAAGGACTTCACCCCAACCTTCGAGAAGATTTCAAGTGACCAAACAAGAAATTTTCGAGGAGGGAAGTCCCACTTGTATATTCTCCAACCATCGCTCTTTTCCTTTGAAGACTGGCTAGAAATTGACTCCAGCGATCGTCTGCCCTTGTTCTTCGCTGTCTTGGATTTACAACCCTATGCTTCGAAATTGAGAAAACAGTCACCCCAAGGCGCGAAACCTATGAATCGTGAAGCGATTCTGCGCGCACTGCTGGCTGCTCCGCTT
Above is a genomic segment from Alicyclobacillus acidoterrestris containing:
- a CDS encoding PAS domain S-box protein; this encodes MKFNHHYRAFPKGDQSMGWSYSDSHLEIYKSIIEHNSDGIFVLAIDGTIMEVNQTAIYLFGYSQEEFQGRSFLQMAFHKTTERVEEYFRKALQGVPSEFQTDTLHKNGGILHLQVKLVPLYVREKVVGVFCVTKDITEQKQLEKSLRESEERYRKLSELSPRGIVVHRDGVILYVNPATVKMLKEDHLIGKDIFSYVHPDSLQIAKQRIAEMVKDKNPSFVEMKLQLSDGELLYVDMGSTAIHIDGSPAILMVFTDDTEKKMIEQALMQSEKRYRRLVENSPEPIVIYQNESIQYANPACVELFGESSLEGLVGKSIFDYFHPDSVHLIENRIHEVEQIGTKLDTVEEKLVRRDGTVIDVDVTGITIRHEGKLAFLMMYHDISRRKRAEQALRESEQKYRLIAENMHDLICLIDWDGRFIYASPSHTTLLGFPTKAYEGNFARDWMHKEDHPKIRSQLENAVRTQEPCMFEFRFRDIKDNWIWLEGKATPVFDHEGNFKHFLVVSRDITERKAYEEKLAHLAFHDALTGLPNRRLFRDRFKQAIKEAERYGRKMAVMYMDMDRFKSINDTLGHDVGDKLLKKFAQRVKDCLRNSDILARLGGDEFTVLLPEIEQEDDVVRVAQRILASIQQPWEIGEHVFETSSSIGIAFYPMDGTTRQELLRHADEALYSAKESGRNTVKTYSLSIGKTHDEV